Proteins from one Sabethes cyaneus chromosome 2, idSabCyanKW18_F2, whole genome shotgun sequence genomic window:
- the LOC128735222 gene encoding uncharacterized protein LOC128735222, translating to MSSPAETATTSSQGKSPDVRSTSTPDRALGSKAEALNKEPLLNPPSNMNKKASSVKSACSKTSRRNSQVSRGNSLKQVGQNCRSCSSVDNSRMVQCDDCDEWHHFSCVGVDSTIESKPWRCAKCNRKVKKRSSGKQTKALKGTVNMKATGVLRRGTSAEKVGHQEKDTCKVVKSSDAVSVASATSRRSCRERLELQLRRIEAEQTLLEEKKKLLKKQFSVLEELADLDEKEAEAELDGEKSVSKVKDWLNEKEDGTESEYSGDEEIDEEELLDSSDYSEEEEEEPPVKNSSTFQPSKRSTPREGHRSQRRMLTTSNQFNCSLNRNQIAARQVVAKDLPVFSGNPEDWPLFFSTYESTTRMCGYTEDENMIRLRSCLKGDAFAAVRSFLLHPSTVEKAVNALKLRFGQPRVVLQSIKDKVLAMPVLKADSLNKTIDFALAVQNFVATIEACGSKEYMRDISLLSELVGKLPAAMKLEWARYTRSLRRVNLVAFSEWLYGIAEDACLVSEPRKNQEVRSQETYKAPKGYVSTHTEHQSWRSDDSSGPGSSTQKMVSEPEKLPAGTCVSCKGDCVSLAKCKRFLDLSYDGKWATVRENRVCRKCLKQHKGGCASRDCGVNGCNFKHHSLLHKELHAESQIVNTNLPREAQSCNTHQAGSSAVLFRYIPVIVYGNGIVVHCYAFLDDGSSLTLMDQDLAEELNLTGERNPLCLRWTGGTHRSEKDSRKVALDISGLKGKRFHFEDVRTVSELQLPCQSLDVEQLQSEYRYLKGIPVQSYSGVRPRLLIGVQHAYATLVRKSREGKVGQPIAINTNLGWTIYGGAPQGQSVSMLHYVYHVNTCVNDTERLDDGLDRAVKEYFSIESLGVTYPNKEIRSRDDERAMQLLHDLTQFNGERYETGLLWRNVDTKLPNSKPMALKRFYSLQRRMEKDPDLARTLDEKLVDYLSKGYIRKLTAEELAESHERIWYLPVFPVFNPNKPGKVRLVWDAAATINGVSLNSALLTGPDLLTPLVSILYKFRESRFAVCGDIREMFHQVGMRGEDQHSQRFLWWDSEDRNNINTYVMQVMTFGACCSPASAQFAKNLNAERFSEKFPAATKAIVQCTYVDDMLCSGETEQEVIELAKSVRFIHSEGGFEIRNWTSNSPAVLAGISGESCIEKNLDLGSSMATEKVLGLWWCTATDCFTFKINWSRLGDDLLKGERCPTKREVLRIMMSIYDPLGLVAHYLMYLKVLLQEIWRSGVGWDENIDQKCLAKWQVWLRLLPEIENLKIPRCYRLCTSARNRTEVQLHTFVDAGENGIAAVVYLRFAEDGIVECSLVGAKTRVAPLKYLTIPRLELQAAVIGARNVLSWIRADHRKYSQFVATRISELLDLTKVSDWNWVPSKWNVADEGTKWQSRPSLKSDSRWYKGPEFLYQCEEEWPALPEKIVEPEEELRANVHVHVVAEKLAIQMERFGHWRRLVRATAYIFRFIRNTRPKLFTQIEGGLTCEEIRDAEDFHIRAAQLDTFRDELLVLKRNDLKSALPKRSPLYKLNPFVDERGLLRMRGRTGLCEYLSQDTVNPVILPRDHQVTDLIVRNYHDKFHHRNHESVINEIRQRFCISRLRRVYAKIRFNCQHSAPHMGGSWERLVQSVKRNLSEMKLPTRPTDEELRNALIEVEGILNARPLTHVPVEDEAAPALTPNHWLLGSSDGSKPWSLLNEDSIALRRGWHSSQKFANQFWTRWLREYLPEITRRSKWHEKVPPITKGDIVLIVDPNSPRNCWPKGRVIGTVNHNGQVRTVTIQTANGVYERPAVKVAVLDVRSKEELADSEAESANWGGVSMNHPLDQSTTNALQQ from the exons ATGTCGAGTCCGGCTGAAACTGCAACCACTAGCAGTCAAGGTAAGAGTCCTGATGTTCGATCTACAAGCACACCTGATAGAGCGCTCGGCTCTAAAGCAGAAGCTTTGAATAAAGAACCCCTTCTCAACCCCCCCTCGAATATGAATAAAAAGGCCTCCTCAGTCAAGAGTGCATGCTCTAAGACCTCCCGTAGAAACAGCCAAGTTTCCCGCGGAAACTCCTTGAAACAAGTCGGTCAAAACTGTCGGTCGTGTTCTTCCGTGGACAATAGTCGTATGGTACAGTGTGATGACTGCGATGAGTGGCATCATTTTAGTTGCGTCGGTGTCGATAGTACAATCGAATCGAAACCGTGGCGATGCGCGAAGTGCAACCGGAAAGTGAAGAAACGTAGCTCTGGTAAACAGACAAAAGCGCTCAAGGGTACAGTTAACATGAAAGCTACTGGTGTTTTGAGACGAGGTACTTCCGCAGAAAAAGTAGGTCATCAAGAGAAAGATACTTGCAAGGTGGTTAAGTCATCGGATGCTGTATCGGTCGCCTCAGCTACGTCGAGACGGTCGTGTAGGGAGCGTTTGGAATTGCAACTGCGTCGAATCGAAGCTGAACAGACACTGCTAGAGGAGAAGAAAAAGTTGCTGAAAAAGCAGTTTAGTGTTCTTGAGGAACTGGCGGATCTCGACGAGAAAGAAGCGGAAGCTGAATTAGATGGAGAGAAAAGTGTTTCCAAGGTTAAAGACTGGCTGAACGAGAAGGAAGATGGTACTGAAAGTGAATATTCGGGCGATGAGGAAATCGATGAGGAAGAGTTACTGGATAGCAGTGACTATTcggaagaagaggaagaagaaccACCGGTGAAGAATTCGTCTACATTCCAGCCGAGTAAGCGGTCAACGCCAAGGGAAGGTCACCGGAGCCAGCGGAGGATGCTTACAACTAGCAACCAGTTTAACTGTAGCCTAAACCGTAACCAGATTGCCGCACGCCAAGTGGTCGCGAAAGATTTGCCCGTGTTTTCAGGGAATCCCGAGGATTGGCCGCTCTTCTTTTCTACCTACGAAAGTACGACGCGCATGTGTGGTTACACGGAAGACGAAAACATGATTCGACTGAGAAGTTGTCTGAAAGGAGATGCCTTCGCTGCAGTTCGGAGCTTTTTGCTGCACCCGTCTACTGTTGAGAAAGCGGTAAATGCACTCAAACTCAGGTTTGGTCAGCCGCGAGTAGTGCTACAGTCTATAAAAGACAAGGTGCTAGCCATGCCGGTTTTGAAAGCTGATTCGCTGAACAAAACTATCGATTTTGCGTTAGCCGTTCAAAACTTCGTGGCAACAATTGAGGCCTGTGGAAGCAAGGAGTATATGCGGGACATTTCATTGCTTAGTGAGCTTGTTGGAAAGCTTCCCGCCGCTATGAAACTGGAGTGGGCAAGATACACAAGGAGCTTACGTAGGGTGAACTTGGTCGCCTTTAGTGAATGGCTCTATGGTATTGCCGAAGATGCCTGCTTAGTCTCAGAGCCGCGAAAAAACCAGGAGGTCAGAAGCCAGGAAACATACAAAGCACCGAAAGGCTACGTTAGCACGCACACTGAGCACCAAAGCTGGAGGAGCGACGATTCATCCGGCCCCGGTAGCAGTACGCAGAAGATGGTTAGTGAACCCGAGAAGCTTCCCGCTGGAACTTGCGTGAGCTGTAAGGGTGATTGCGTGTCACTAGCTAAATGCAAACGATTTTTGGATTTATCTTACGACGGAAAGTGGGCGACAGTTCGCGAAAATAGAGTGTGTCGCAAATGCTTGAAGCAACACAAGGGAGGCTGTGCCTCAAGGGATTGTGGAGTAAACGGCTGTAACTTCAAGCACCACTCACTGTTGCATAAGGAGCTGCACGCAGAGTCGCAGATCGTCAACACTAATCTGCCGCGCGAGGCGCAGTCTTGCAACACTCATCAAGCTGGATCCAGTGCCGTGTTGTTCCGCTATATTCCGGTAATAGTATATGGCAACGGGATCGTAGTACACTGTTACGCTTTCCTGGATGATGGATCTTCGCTAACTCTAATGGACCAGGACCTAGCCGAAGAGCTTAACCTTACAGGAGAGCGCAATCCACTATGTCTTAGATGGACGGGTGGGACACATCGTTCCGAAAAAGATTCACGCAAAGTTGCACTGGACATCTCCGGACTAAAAGGGAAACGCTTCCACTTCGAAGACGTCCGAACCGTGAGCGAACTCCAACTTCCATGTCAATCGCTTGATGTGGAGCAACTTCAATCTGAGTACCGTTACCTGAAAGGTATCCCTGTACAATCATACAGTGGTGTGCGCCCCCGTTTGCTGATCGGAGTTCAACATGCCTACGCGACGCTCGTTAGGAAAAGTCGAGAGGGGAAGGTTGGCCAACCGATCGCGATAAATACAAACCTCGGGTGGACGATCTACGGTGGAGCTCCGCAAGGTCAGTCGGTAAGCATGCTACACTACGTTTACCATGTTAACACATGTGTCAACGACACCGAAAGGCTGGACGATGGCCTGGACCGCGCCGTAAAGGAATACTTTTCGATTGAGAGTCTAGGTGTAACTTATCCAAATAAGGAAATCCGATCCCGCGACGACGAACGCGCCATGCAACTACTGCACGATCTTACTCAGTTCAACGGAGAAAGGTATGAAACGGGCCTGCTATGGAGAAACGTGGACACGAAATTGCCGAATAGCAAGCCTATGGCCCTAAAGCGGTTCTACAGCCTACAACGGCGCATGGAAAAGGACCCAGACCTGGCGCGGACCCTGGACGAGAAGCTAGTGGATTATCTGAGCAAAGGTTACATACGCAAGTTAACGGCAGAGGAGCTGGCGGAGAGCCATGAGCGTATCTGGTATCTACCAGTCTTCCCGGTGTTTAACCCTAATAAACCGGGTAAAGTCAGACTTGTCTGGGATGCGGCTGCTACGATAAACGGAGTCTCGCTGAATTCAGCACTGCTTACTGGTCCTGATCTACTCACTCCCCTAGTTTCCATTCTCTACAAGTTCCGCGAATCTCGTTTCGCGGTATGCGGCGACATTCGTGAAATGTTCCACCAAGTCGGAATGCGTGGCGAAGATCAACATAGTCAGCGATTCCTGTGGTGGgacagcgaagatagaaataatATCAATACTTATGTGATGCAGGTAATGACCTTCGGAGCATGCTGCTCACCGGCGAGCGCTCAGTTTGCCAAAAATCTGAATGCGGAGCGCTTCAGCGAGAAGTTTCCAGCCGCTACAAAGGCGATTGTACAATGCACGTACGTAGATGACATGCTGTGCAGTGGAGAAACGGAGCAAGAGGTCATCGAGTTGGCTAAATCGGTCCGGTTTATACACAGTGAAGGCGGATTCGAGATCCGTAATTGGACATCGAATTCACCTGCAGTTCTCGCGGGAATTAGTGGTGAATCATGCATAGAAAAAAACCTCGATCTAGGGTCTAGTATGGCGACTGAAAAGGTACTAGGCTTATGGTGGTGTACTGCAACAGATTGCTTCACTTTTAAGATAAACTGGAGCAGGCTGGGAGATGATCTACTGAAGGGTGAGCGCTGTCCTACGAAACGCGAAGTCCTTCGTATTATGATGTCCATATATGACCCATTAGGGCTTGTAGCACATTATCTCATGTACCTGAAGGTCTTGCTGCAGGAGATTTGGCGATCTGGTGTCGGCTGGGATGAGAATATTGATCAGAAATGCCTCGCAAAGTGGCAGGTGTGGCTTAGACTGCTTccagaaattgaaaatttaaaaattccgCGCTGTTATAGGCTCTGCACGTCGGCTAGGAATCGAACGGAAGTTCAACTCCATACCTTCGTCGACGCTGGCGAGAATGGGATAGCAGCCGTCGTATATCTTCGCTTCGCAGAGGATGGGATAGTTGAGTGCTCACTTGTTGGCGCAAAAACCCGCGTAGCTCCGCTCAAATATCTTACTATACCGAGACTGGAGCTTCAGGCGGCAGTGATTGGAGCCAG GAACGTGCTTTCGTGGATTCGTGCCGATCATCGCAAGTACAGCCAATTCGTAGCTACGCGTATTAGTGAGCTTCTGGATCTAACAAAAGTGTCTGATTGGAACTGGGTTCCATCTAAGTGGAACGTAGCTGATGAAGGGACGAAATGGCAGAGTCGACCATCACTAAAGAGTGATAGCAGATGGTACAAAGGACCCGAGTTCCTTTACCAGTGCGAAGAGGAATGGCCAGCGTTACCCGAAAAAATAGTAGAGCCTGAGGAAGAATTGCGTGCCAATGTTCACGTGCACGTCGTCGCCGAAAAGTTAGCCATCCAAATGGAGAGATTCGGCCATTGGAGACGTCTCGTTCGTGCGACAGCATACATCTTTCGTTTCATTAGGAACACTCGACCAAAGCTCTTTACGCAGATTGAAGGTGGTCTCACGTGCGAAGAAATACGTGATGCTGAAGACTTTCACATTCGTGCCGCACAGCTGGATACCTTCCGGGACGAGCTCCTGGTCCTAAAGCGAAATGACCTCAAGTCAGCCTTACCCAAGCGGAGTCCACTGTACAAACTCAACCCATTCGTTGATGAACGCGGATTGCTGCGTATGCGAGGCAGAACAGGATTGTGCGAATACCTGTCCCAAGATACCGTGAACCCCGTTATTCTTCCCCGAGATCACCAAGTCACTGACCTCATCGTTAGAAATTACCACGACAAGTTCCACCACCGGAACCACGAGTCGGTTATCAACGAAATCCGACAAAGGTTCTGCATCAGTCGGTTACGACGAGTGTATGCTAAAATAAGATTTAATTGTCAACACT CTGCTCCTCACATGGGTGGGAGCTGGGAACGACTCGTCCAATCCGTCAAGCGAAACCTGTCCGAAATGAAGCTGCCCACCCGTCCAACCGATGAGGAACTACGAAACGCGTTAATCGAAGTAGAAGGCATCCTCAATGCACGACCACTTACACACGTGCCCGTCGAAGACGAAGCAGCACCGGCGCTCACCCCAAACCACTGGCTTTTGGGTAGCTCCGATGGTTCCAAACCATGGTCTCTCTTGAACGAGGACTCCATTGCGCTGCGACGCGGGTGGCACTCATCTCAAAAGTTCGCGAACCAATTCTGGACTAGATGGCTCCGGGAATACCTTCCGGAAATCACTAGGCGTTCTAAATGGCACGAGAAGGTCCCACCGATTACCAAAGGAGATATCGTGCTTATTGTCGATCCAAACTCACCGAGAAACTGTTGGCCAAAAGGGCGTGTCATTGGGACGGTGAATCACAATGGACAGGTGCGGACAGTGACCATTCAAACGGCGAATGGCGTGTACGAGAGACCGGCGGTCAAGGTTGCGGTGCTTGACGTTAGAAGTAAGGAGGAGTTAGCAGACTCAGAGGCGGAGTCAGCAAACTGGGGGGGAGTGTCAATGAACCACCCTCTGGATCAGAGCACAACGAACGCACTCCAACAGTAA